In Pedobacter heparinus DSM 2366, the following are encoded in one genomic region:
- a CDS encoding TlpA disulfide reductase family protein, with amino-acid sequence MNIKIIIVALLLLPASFCLAQDKFEISGQLSQAGKDMMVMLSYKNSEGKDTKDSALVKNGKFLISGTTAFGNKAYLTLMPVKKDTIRRVGQSDYQEFYLEKGMYKVTGTDSLAKASITGAQAQKDFLLWKSKSQALLAQFREITQRFTKVYYAKVKDTVTIKKIQAEARPVHAKIEAALDSFIFSHPDSYVALDLIASEKTAVIDPQVFGAYYNPLSKRVLASFTGQKLTAKFEKAKKISIGKTVDFTQTDDKGNEFKLSSLKGKYVLVDFWASWCVPCRAENPHLLKAYNQLKDKGFEIVGISLDETKAAWLNAVKHDGMPWIQVSDLKGFKSEIAVQYGISAIPQNFLIDPQGVIIAKNLRGEDVNEQLAKLIR; translated from the coding sequence GTTGCGCTCCTGCTACTGCCAGCAAGTTTTTGCCTGGCGCAGGATAAATTTGAAATATCGGGCCAGCTTTCCCAAGCAGGTAAGGATATGATGGTAATGCTCAGCTACAAAAACAGCGAGGGTAAAGACACCAAAGACAGCGCCCTGGTAAAAAACGGTAAATTCCTGATCAGCGGTACTACAGCTTTTGGTAATAAAGCGTATCTGACACTAATGCCTGTAAAAAAGGATACTATCCGACGTGTCGGTCAATCTGATTACCAGGAGTTTTACCTGGAAAAGGGCATGTATAAAGTAACGGGTACAGATAGCCTGGCCAAAGCAAGCATAACGGGAGCGCAGGCGCAAAAGGATTTTTTATTATGGAAGTCTAAATCACAGGCCCTGTTGGCCCAGTTCAGAGAGATCACCCAGCGGTTTACCAAGGTTTATTATGCGAAAGTGAAAGATACGGTAACGATCAAAAAGATTCAGGCCGAAGCAAGACCAGTACATGCCAAAATCGAAGCGGCATTGGATTCCTTTATTTTTAGTCACCCGGATTCCTATGTGGCGCTTGATCTGATTGCTTCAGAAAAGACCGCAGTAATCGATCCCCAGGTTTTTGGGGCTTATTACAATCCACTAAGCAAAAGAGTACTGGCCAGTTTTACTGGTCAGAAATTAACTGCCAAATTTGAAAAGGCAAAGAAAATATCCATTGGTAAAACTGTAGACTTTACGCAAACAGACGATAAAGGCAATGAATTCAAGCTTTCTTCATTAAAAGGAAAATACGTACTGGTCGATTTCTGGGCCAGCTGGTGCGTGCCTTGCCGTGCAGAAAATCCACATTTGCTAAAAGCTTATAACCAGTTAAAAGATAAGGGATTTGAAATTGTAGGGATTTCTCTGGATGAAACCAAAGCCGCCTGGCTTAATGCTGTAAAGCATGATGGCATGCCCTGGATACAGGTGAGTGACCTGAAGGGCTTTAAGAGTGAAATTGCAGTTCAATATGGTATCTCTGCCATTCCTCAAAACTTTCTGATCGACCCACAAGGCGTTATCATAGCGAAGAACCTAAGGGGTGAAGATGTAAATGAGCAGCTTGCGAAGCTGATCCGTTAG
- a CDS encoding FecR family protein, protein MKREPTEDLLDKYSQGVCTAEEKALVESWFLHWKADGVSPSAARIERANREVMRSILAEVPVKKINRNRQLAGIAAAILLLLGISVLLFREGPLSKAYRNDIGPGGNKATLTLSNGKVIPLSSTKTGVVIEGDHLTYNDGTVLASPQNMVLNEVQVSTPLGGTYQVSLPDGTRVWLNAGSTLKFPSSFADLKERIVRLSGEAYFEVARIKSPQGIKFIVKTAQQEVSVLGTHFNINSYADEPNTKTTLLEGSVRLSVPLLQNGGTILKPGEQGFNEGQRIEVSKVEAEEVIAWKNGEFAFSNERLESIMRKIARWYDVTVVYENKNVGNVPFGGSISRFGKVSEVLDMLELTGKVKFKVEGRRITVN, encoded by the coding sequence ATGAAAAGGGAGCCAACAGAAGATTTACTCGATAAATACAGCCAGGGTGTTTGCACTGCTGAAGAAAAAGCATTGGTAGAAAGCTGGTTTCTGCACTGGAAAGCAGATGGCGTTAGCCCTTCCGCGGCAAGGATTGAGCGGGCCAATAGAGAAGTTATGCGCTCCATTCTGGCTGAAGTACCTGTAAAAAAGATCAACAGAAACCGGCAGTTGGCCGGTATTGCTGCGGCCATATTATTGCTGCTTGGCATATCTGTGCTGCTGTTTAGAGAAGGGCCCTTGTCAAAAGCTTACCGTAATGACATCGGCCCTGGTGGTAATAAAGCCACGCTTACCTTAAGCAATGGAAAAGTTATTCCATTGAGCAGTACAAAAACAGGTGTCGTAATTGAGGGGGATCATTTAACCTATAATGATGGTACTGTGCTGGCATCGCCCCAAAACATGGTATTAAATGAAGTACAGGTAAGTACACCGCTGGGCGGTACTTATCAGGTTAGCCTGCCTGATGGTACCCGGGTATGGCTCAATGCGGGTTCTACACTTAAATTTCCTTCAAGCTTTGCAGATCTTAAGGAAAGAATCGTCCGTTTATCCGGTGAAGCTTATTTCGAAGTGGCCCGGATCAAATCTCCGCAGGGCATAAAATTTATAGTAAAAACAGCTCAGCAGGAAGTAAGCGTGCTGGGTACCCATTTTAACATCAACAGTTACGCAGATGAGCCCAATACCAAAACAACGCTGCTTGAGGGTTCAGTGCGCCTCTCTGTCCCGCTATTGCAGAACGGGGGGACAATTCTTAAACCAGGCGAACAGGGATTTAATGAGGGGCAAAGGATTGAGGTTAGCAAAGTGGAGGCAGAGGAAGTTATTGCATGGAAAAACGGGGAATTTGCATTCAGCAATGAAAGACTGGAAAGTATCATGCGCAAAATTGCACGCTGGTATGATGTTACCGTTGTTTATGAAAATAAAAACGTCGGTAACGTACCATTCGGTGGCAGCATATCCAGGTTTGGCAAGGTCTCAGAAGTGCTGGATATGCTCGAATTAACAGGGAAAGTGAAATTTAAAGTAGAAGGAAGGAGGATTACCGTGAATTAA
- a CDS encoding SusC/RagA family TonB-linked outer membrane protein — translation MYIFYTNNPDMRKRHIYKILLIMRLTTVILIASMLQVSASGFGQKLNYVRKSTTLLQLFKEIKAQTGYHVVWPEQDINTHTVITANFRNVPVTEVLNQSLRGLNLTYAIRGRTIVIKAINPSLIDKAKLILDSVHDFFLSIDVQGRVVDDRDEPLLGAIVKVKGSTMATSTNAVGNFELKQVPENAILLVSYLGFETKEIKAEKSLGTIKLILAIDDLKEVEINAGYYTVKNKVRTGAISRVSDEIIAAQPVGNPLTALTGRMAGVNIAQSSGVAGGNVNVEIRGRNSLRSDARDPLYLVDGVPYPSAPLTNNSMGVSILAGSSPLNYLNPLDIESIEVLKDADATAIYGSRGANGVVLIKTKSARNGKTEVGFNIYTGISKVSTILDLLNTSQYLEMRNEAFKNDGISPGLTDYDLNGSWDQHRYTDWQDVLIGGTAQLTNISASINGGNEFTQVAFRSNYNRQSTVFPGNFADQKGSASLTAGHASLNKKFKANFSSSYLLDNNNLPRVDLTNHILLAPNAPEPYTDNGDLNWAYNSTGAATWTNPMAAIRNVYQGRSVSFMSSAVLSYEPVRGLIIKSNLGYTNIRLRENLLNPVKAGNPATASLGSNYLSNNTIETWIAEPQLIWNPKVFKGRLEILLGSTFQKDDQKTEAVVGTGYTNDLLLKSISAAPTKTGTSSGSQYKYNALFARLNYNHQDKYILNLTARRDGSSRFGPGKQFANFGAVGAAWIFSEEKAFRSSLPFLSFGKFRASYGLTGSDKIGDYGFLDTYSASQPYQGGAGLTPTRLANPDYAWENNKKLEAAVDMGFLRDKLFFTISWYRNLSSNQLVGYSLPDITGFTSIQYNLPAVVQNTGLEFELNTSNVSGRNFTWKTAFNLTVPRNELVSYPNIAGSAYASAYTVGQSLYTPIGYHYLGVDPQNGLYTFEDLDGNGNDLDEADKKTADKGLESHAFGGLQNSFTYKSFQLDVFFQFVSKTARNPISLYGIPGAMGNQSAEVMERWQKQGDERSVQKFSQSLVADGPGLRFYYTLSSDYFSDASFIRLKNVSFSWNVPADWSRRLRLKGLKLYLQGQNLFTLTKYKGDPEVLNIKSLPSLTTLTAGIQVSL, via the coding sequence ATGTATATATTTTATACCAATAATCCGGATATGCGGAAAAGGCATATCTATAAGATTCTATTGATTATGCGACTGACCACCGTAATTTTAATCGCATCGATGCTTCAGGTAAGTGCTTCCGGTTTTGGTCAGAAGCTGAATTACGTTCGTAAAAGCACCACATTACTCCAGCTGTTTAAGGAAATAAAGGCCCAGACGGGCTATCATGTAGTATGGCCGGAACAGGACATCAATACCCATACAGTGATTACCGCTAATTTTAGAAATGTGCCGGTAACCGAAGTGCTAAACCAAAGCCTGAGAGGATTAAATTTAACGTATGCCATCAGGGGCAGGACCATCGTAATTAAAGCGATAAACCCATCCCTTATAGATAAGGCGAAGCTCATCTTGGATTCGGTCCATGACTTTTTTCTTAGCATTGATGTACAGGGGCGTGTGGTGGACGACCGGGATGAACCCCTGTTGGGTGCAATTGTTAAAGTTAAAGGGAGCACTATGGCCACTTCAACAAATGCAGTGGGGAATTTTGAACTGAAACAGGTGCCCGAAAATGCTATCCTGCTCGTTTCCTATCTTGGCTTTGAGACCAAAGAAATCAAAGCTGAGAAAAGTCTGGGCACCATTAAGCTGATTCTGGCTATTGACGATTTAAAAGAGGTGGAGATCAATGCCGGCTATTATACGGTTAAAAATAAAGTACGTACCGGTGCAATATCCCGTGTGTCTGACGAAATAATTGCCGCACAGCCGGTTGGTAATCCGCTGACTGCGTTAACAGGCAGGATGGCCGGGGTAAATATAGCACAGAGTTCCGGCGTAGCCGGAGGAAACGTCAATGTAGAAATAAGGGGGAGGAATAGCTTAAGATCGGATGCCAGGGACCCCTTATACCTGGTTGATGGCGTACCTTATCCCTCTGCCCCGCTCACCAACAACAGTATGGGTGTTTCAATTTTAGCAGGCAGCAGCCCCTTAAACTACCTGAACCCCCTCGACATTGAAAGTATCGAGGTGTTGAAAGATGCAGATGCAACTGCCATTTATGGCTCAAGGGGTGCCAATGGGGTGGTGCTGATCAAAACAAAATCTGCCAGGAACGGAAAAACGGAAGTAGGCTTCAATATTTATACCGGCATTTCGAAAGTCAGTACGATACTCGATCTTTTAAATACTTCGCAATACCTTGAAATGCGTAATGAGGCATTTAAAAATGACGGGATAAGTCCAGGCTTAACAGATTACGACCTGAATGGCAGCTGGGACCAGCATCGTTATACCGACTGGCAGGATGTACTTATCGGTGGTACGGCACAGCTTACCAATATCTCGGCCTCCATAAATGGCGGCAATGAATTTACCCAGGTTGCCTTCAGAAGCAATTACAACAGGCAATCGACCGTTTTTCCGGGCAATTTTGCGGATCAGAAAGGATCGGCAAGTTTAACCGCGGGTCACGCTTCATTGAATAAAAAGTTTAAAGCAAATTTTTCATCATCTTATTTGCTGGATAACAATAATCTACCGAGGGTTGATCTGACCAATCATATCCTGTTAGCCCCCAATGCACCTGAACCCTATACAGACAATGGTGATTTAAACTGGGCCTATAACAGCACCGGTGCCGCAACATGGACAAACCCGATGGCCGCAATAAGAAATGTTTACCAGGGCAGGTCGGTCAGTTTCATGTCGAGTGCTGTACTGAGTTATGAACCCGTCCGAGGTTTGATCATTAAAAGTAATTTGGGCTATACCAATATCAGGTTAAGGGAAAACCTGCTAAATCCGGTTAAGGCGGGTAATCCGGCAACAGCCTCGCTGGGTTCTAATTACCTGTCAAATAATACCATTGAAACCTGGATTGCTGAACCCCAGCTGATCTGGAACCCTAAGGTTTTTAAGGGGCGTCTGGAAATATTACTGGGCAGTACTTTTCAGAAGGACGATCAAAAAACAGAGGCGGTTGTCGGTACGGGGTACACCAACGACCTGCTTTTGAAAAGCATCTCTGCTGCACCGACCAAAACAGGCACATCTTCAGGCAGTCAGTATAAGTACAATGCACTGTTTGCACGCTTAAACTACAACCATCAGGACAAATATATTCTAAACCTTACTGCCAGAAGGGATGGGTCGAGCAGGTTTGGCCCCGGAAAACAGTTTGCAAACTTTGGTGCTGTAGGTGCTGCCTGGATATTTTCGGAAGAAAAGGCATTTAGATCCAGCCTGCCCTTTCTTTCCTTTGGAAAGTTCAGGGCAAGTTACGGTCTCACGGGAAGTGATAAGATCGGCGATTATGGCTTCCTGGATACGTATTCAGCTTCCCAGCCTTATCAGGGCGGAGCCGGGCTTACCCCAACCAGACTGGCGAATCCCGATTACGCCTGGGAAAATAACAAGAAGCTTGAAGCCGCAGTTGACATGGGTTTTCTTCGCGACAAGCTCTTTTTTACGATAAGCTGGTACCGAAACCTGTCATCCAACCAACTGGTCGGTTATTCACTCCCGGATATTACAGGCTTCACAAGCATACAATATAACCTGCCGGCAGTTGTGCAAAACACGGGGCTGGAGTTTGAGCTAAACACCAGCAATGTTTCAGGAAGAAACTTTACCTGGAAAACTGCATTTAATTTAACAGTTCCCCGCAATGAACTGGTTTCGTATCCCAATATTGCAGGCTCCGCTTATGCAAGTGCTTATACTGTTGGGCAGTCTTTGTATACCCCTATAGGCTATCACTATTTAGGGGTTGACCCGCAAAATGGTTTGTATACTTTTGAAGATCTGGACGGAAACGGGAACGACCTGGATGAAGCAGATAAAAAAACAGCAGATAAAGGGCTGGAAAGTCATGCTTTTGGTGGTCTGCAAAACAGTTTTACCTATAAAAGCTTCCAGCTGGATGTTTTCTTTCAATTTGTAAGCAAAACGGCAAGGAATCCAATAAGCCTGTACGGCATTCCGGGTGCTATGGGTAACCAATCGGCTGAAGTTATGGAAAGGTGGCAAAAGCAGGGTGATGAGCGCAGTGTCCAGAAGTTTAGCCAGTCGCTCGTCGCTGATGGTCCCGGATTAAGGTTCTATTACACGCTGAGTTCAGATTATTTCAGCGATGCATCGTTCATCAGGCTGAAGAATGTATCGTTCTCCTGGAATGTGCCCGCAGACTGGAGCCGGCGATTGCGGCTAAAGGGGCTTAAATTATACCTGCAGGGGCAAAACCTGTTTACCCTTACCAAATACAAAGGAGACCCTGAAGTACTAAATATCAAAAGCTTACCCAGTTTAACCACTTTAACGGCTGGTATCCAGGTAAGCCTGTAA
- a CDS encoding RNA polymerase sigma factor, producing the protein MDCQTDEQLTGLIREGNVFAFKALYNRYGNLLFVYISKSLHDQDDAQDIVQEVFAQLWNSRESLNITTSVSSYLYASVRNKMIDLTRRNGLHKKYLEKLDTFEADNIMADHLVREKQLAALIEKEIDALPIKMREVFLLSRSSDLSHQEISDQLGLQKQTVRSHIKRALKILRLKF; encoded by the coding sequence ATGGATTGTCAAACAGACGAACAGCTTACCGGCCTTATAAGGGAGGGAAATGTTTTTGCTTTTAAAGCGCTGTATAACAGATATGGCAATTTGTTGTTTGTCTACATCTCAAAAAGCCTGCACGATCAGGACGATGCGCAGGATATTGTGCAGGAGGTGTTTGCCCAGCTCTGGAATTCGAGGGAATCCCTGAACATTACCACTTCCGTTTCGTCCTATTTATATGCTTCGGTGCGCAATAAAATGATCGATTTAACAAGACGCAATGGTTTACATAAAAAATACCTTGAGAAACTGGATACTTTTGAAGCAGACAATATCATGGCAGATCACCTGGTTAGGGAGAAACAACTTGCGGCCTTAATTGAAAAGGAAATCGATGCCCTTCCTATAAAGATGCGGGAAGTATTCCTGTTGAGCCGAAGCTCAGATTTATCGCATCAGGAGATTTCAGATCAGCTTGGCCTCCAAAAGCAAACCGTCAGGTCACATATTAAACGTGCCCTGAAAATTCTACGCTTAAAATTTTAA